The Thunnus maccoyii chromosome 12, fThuMac1.1, whole genome shotgun sequence genomic interval tattcttgtatgcgactgctacataaactcctctccctctccactccacctcccagtaacaacgtccaaTCAGGCgctctctactcaggacctgatgCCAAAAGGTGAATCTCtctgggtgactagaataagaCTGTTGACTTGtggattttgcttttttgttccCGTCAGATAATAGCAGATTtgtatttgctgtgtttggatccagtgtgatttcatgtgcatattttaagaactcagctctggtcttgggttctggttctgacagtaaaacgtccacttcagCCACTgccagtgagatgtttgtccatttctccctcaggatgtcctgtagttgatctctgagctctgacacagctgctgtcacatcctcaaagtatctcagaggacggatattgatgctggatgagtctgtaggttcactgagttgtgacagtgaggggtagttgtgtagaaactggttgcgatcctctgtgtgtgagagctgcttcagttcagcgtctttcctcttcagctcagtgatctcctgctccagcttctcctgaagctctttgactcgactcacttgagtttcctgctgggatctgatctgctgcttcacatcagagcttcttttctggatgagatagatcagctcagtgaagatcttctcactgttcttcactgctttatcagcagagcgactgatggcctccacctcctgttgaagcagattcacatctttctctctgtcctggattctctgctggatgttttgtcgactcacctcgagctctctctgcctctcagtcctttctgctgcagctgagactgtgtcgtggcctttatgttcatccacagagcagagataacagatactctgctgatcagtacggcagaacatcttcatcacctcatcatgacgagagcagatgttctcctggagcttcttggaggggtcgaccagcttgtgtttttcaaaTGCATCAGATTCATAATGAAGCTGaaggtgtttctcacagtaagagatcagacacaccagacaggacttgagagctttcagcttcctcccagtgcagacatcacaggccacatcttcaggtccagcatagcagtgatcaacAGGAGCAGtttggagtccagtcttcttcagctcctccattaaatctgctaacatggtgcttttcaccaggacaggtctcggtgtgaaggtctgtctgcactgagggcagctgtagattttcttctcatcctcttcatcccagaaacctttaatacagctcatgcagtagctgtgtccacagggaataaccactggatccttcagtagatccagacagatcgaacagCAGAATTTTGCTCCGTCCAGCTGAGCTCCTTGCTGCGCCATTTCACCTCTCAGTGGCaacgactgtctgagtttcactttcTTAGAAATGAAACTAGTTTGAGCTCTGATCTAAACagcatgtgtttctgcagtgaatggaggctgcagctcttttacatgttggttacacccatcttcaaactg includes:
- the LOC121909203 gene encoding tripartite motif-containing protein 16-like encodes the protein MAQQGAQLDGAKFCCSICLDLLKDPVVIPCGHSYCMSCIKGFWDEEDEKKIYSCPQCRQTFTPRPVLVKSTMLADLMEELKKTGLQTAPVDHCYAGPEDVACDVCTGRKLKALKSCLVCLISYCEKHLQLHYESDAFEKHKLVDPSKKLQENICSRHDEVMKMFCRTDQQSICYLCSVDEHKGHDTVSAAAERTERQRELEVSRQNIQQRIQDREKDVNLLQQEVEAISRSADKAVKNSEKIFTELIYLIQKRSSDVKQQIRSQQETQVSRVKELQEKLEQEITELKRKDAELKQLSHTEDRNQFLHNYPSLSQLSEPTDSSSINIRPLRYFEDVTAAVSELRDQLQDILREKWTNISLAVAEVDVLLSEPEPKTRAEFLKYAHEITLDPNTANTNLLLSDGNKKAKSTSQQSYSSHPERFTFWHQVLSRERLIGRCYWEVEWRGRGVYVAVAYKNISRAGYSNQCKFGHNYKSWALYCDTKSYIFVFNNISTPVSGPSSSRVGVYLDHRAGILSFYSVSETMTLLHRVQTTFTQPLYAGLWLFCDYGDTAEFCKLK